Within the Halorhabdus rudnickae genome, the region TGCGGACCGCGGCGATCCGCGATCCGATCGAACTCGAGGCCGGCACGACGATACGATTCTACGAGGGCGACGACGCAACGCCCGAAGAAGTTGGGCTGTCCGTCGACATCTCCGTCGTGGAACCCGGCGACAACGTCCTGCTCGACGACGGCCGCATCGAGACGACAGTCGAGAAAGTCGAGGATGGCGACGTCTACGCCCACGTCGAGAACGGCGGCGAACTGGGTGCACGCAAGGGCGTCAACGTCCCCGGTGTGGAACTTGACCTTCCCTTCCCGACCGAGCAGGACCGAACGGAACTCAAAGTTGCCGCCGAGAAGGAAGTCGATCTCGTGGCGGCGAGTTTCGTCCGTGACGGCGACGACGTTCACAAGATCGCCGATTTCCTCGAGGAAGAAGGGACCGAAGTGCCGGTCGTCTCCAAGGTCGAGCGCAAGGGCGCCGTCGAGAACCTCGACAGCATCATCGAGGCATCCTACGGCGTGATGGTCGCTCGCGGGGACCTCGGCGTCGAGTTGCCCTTAGAGGAGGTTCCGTTGTATCAAAAGCGGATCATCCGGCAGTGTAACGAAGCGGGCGTCCCGGTCATCACGGCGACAGAGATGCTCGACTCCATGAAGGATTCCCGGCGGCCGACCCGTGCGGAGGCCTCTGACGTGGCCAACGCTATTTTCGATGGGACGGACGCAGTCATGCTCTCTGGCGAGACGGCCATCGGCGAACATCCGCCCCGCGTCGTCTCGACGATGGCCGACGTTGTGAACGAAGTCGAACAGAGCACGGAGTACATGGAGCTACGTGAGCAGCGAATCCCGGACTCCGATCGGACCCGGACGGACGCACTGGCCCACGCGGCCCGGACGCTCTCGGAAGATATCGACGCAGAAGCGATCGTCGCGGCGAGCGAATCGGGATACACGGCGCTGAAAGTCGCCAAATATCGGCCCTCTATCCCGATCATCGCCTCGACCCCCAGCGAACGCGTCCGCCGGCAGCTCGCTCTCTCGCGAGGAATCTACCCGACAACGGCGCCGTTCACTACCCAGGGTGCGGACGCGATCATCCAGAACGCCGTCCAGTCTGCTCTGGATACCGGCGTCGCCGAGAGCGGGGACACCGTCGTCGTGGTCTCGGGAATGATGACTGAACTGGAAGGCGTAAACACCTCGAACATGCTGAAGGTCCACGTGGCCGCCGAGGCCATCGCCTCCGGCCAACCCATCGTCGAGGGACTGGTAACCGGAGAACTCGTCAGGACGACCGACGGCGATCTCGGGAGCGTTCCCGAGGGCGCTATCCTCGCTGTCCCGGCCGAGTTCGACGGCGAACTCGCGGGCGATCCCGCCAAGCTCGCGGGCATCATTGACGGTCATGCCGACCGGCGCGGTCACGCTGCAGTCATCGGTCGCGAGCTGGGCATCCCGACCGTGAGTGACGTCGCTATACCCGAGGACCTCGACGACGGGGCGACCGTGACACTCGACGCGGAACGTGGCGTCGTCTACAAGGGCCCTCTGGGTACCCGCGAGGACTGAGCGTCTCGTTTCTCGCTGACTCCGTTCACTGCGCCCGTTTTCGTTTTTTGGGTCCGGACAACCGTCCACGTCGAACGTGACAATCTGATAGTCCGGACGGATCCGAATATGTGCAGTTAAGTACCGCACCGTCATCTGTCTGAGCAAATGGGCGTATATGCTGGGATCGACATCGGTGCAACGTACACACGGGCGATCGTCGGCGACGAAACCGGCGAGGAACTGGGGCGAAACCGTCAGGAAACGCCTCAGGGACCGACCGGGACCGACGTCACGGAGGGGATTTTGGACACGTTACGAGGTGCTGCCGACAATGCGGGCGTCGATCCGACCGAACTCACGGCTGTCGGAATCGGATCGGTCGGCCCGCTCAACCTTGCGGAAGGCGCCTTGGGGAGTCCGGCAAACCTCCCGGACACGATCGATAAGATCCCGCTCACTGGCCCGATCGGCAATCTGACCGAGACGGACGACGTCTATCTCCACAACGACGGGATTGCGGGCGTGATCGGCGAGCGCTTCCACAGCGATCGCAATCCAGACGACATGGCGTATGTGACAATCTCGACCGGGATCGGAGCCGGGGTCTGTGTCGACGGCCACGTTCTCAGCGGCTGTGACGGCAATGCGGCCGAGGTCGGACACATGACGCTGGATCCTGAGGGGACGATGACCTGTGGCTGTGGCCAAGATGGCCACTGGGAAGCCTACACGTCGGGCCAGAACATCCCGCGGTACGCCAAGGAGTTCTACCAGGCCGGCGACCGGGAGACGGACATGCCAGTCACGTCCCCCGACTTCACTGCCCCTGACCTCTTTGAGTATGCCGGCGAAGACGAGTTTGCCGACGCATTCATCGATCGCCTCGCGACGTTCAACGCGATGGGCGTCGCCAACGTCGTCCAGGCCTACGCACCGCTGGTGATCTACCTCGGCGGCGCAGTCGCCGAGAACAACCCCGAACTGGTCGTCGAGAAGATCCGCGAGCGTCTCCCAGACATGGTGTTCGGCAACATCCCCGAGATCAAGCTTACGACGTTGGGCGACGACGTCGTCTTGAAAGGGGCCCTCGCCAGCGCCCTCACACAGGGTACAGGCGATCGCGAGAAGCTCCGAGAGTGACTGCCGATCTCCTCGCAGGGCCAGCCGTCACTGAAAGGCGCGAGTGTCTCACTCACGGAGGCGTTGTCAGGTCGACATCCCCACCGGACGATCACTAGTTGTCGGCCTGGATATCGTACAGCTCCCGGAACACCAGCGTTGGAAACTGTGGTTCGAGGCGGCTCGGCGGGCGACCGTGACCGGTTGTCCGTTCGGCGGTGACCCGATCGAATACATCGGCGTCTGCGAGTTCATAGAGGATTCGCTTGACGGTCCCGACCGAGAGATCAACCCACTCCGAGTCTGCAATCGCCTCCGTGGTCGCGGTGACGGAGAATCGTTGATCGTCGTCGAGTTCCAAAAACGCCCGCAACACACGCTGTCGGTTCGACGGGAGCGCCAGGACGACGCCGAGGGACGTGCCGTCCCTTGGGACGGCATCGATACCCGCTGCGACGTCGTCGTTTCGGATCTCCTGGGCACCGGCTTCGTTTGCGGTGACTGCCGCACTGAACAGTGCTGCCAGTGCGTCGTGTGCGTTCCCACCCGCCCAGGCAGCGATCCGCCTGGTCTGATCGTATGCGAGGGCGTCCTGTGCGAGTCCGGACGAGCCGCGAGTCATCAGAACGTCGATCAACACCTGTTGGCCGTATCCGGGAATCTCGATTTCGGCGATGTCTCCCACCTCGTCGACATCGCTCGGCGGGGTCCGACCGACCAAGACGGTCGAGAGCGGCCCGTCCAGAGCCTTTAGCGATGATCTGACGGCCGTCGGCGAGAACCCGAATTCATCCGCGTGATCAACCGCGATCACTGTTCCGACAGATTCGGAAAGCGCCGACCGGAGTCGCGAGGTGAGCTCATCGGTACTGATTCCCCGCGTAGGAGCGTCTACGTCGGTTACGCCGTCGTGGACGTGACGATACAGCTGGAACTCGCTGTCGACCTCACGACCGTTCACGTAGACGAACCGCGGGAGTTCGACGCTCTGGGCCCGTGTCGTCGTCTGGATAGCCGTCCGTGGTTGGGTGGCAGGCGTCTCCAGTCGGGAAAACAGCGCGGTGAGGACGGCCGACTTGCCACTGCCTGGCGGCCCCCAAACGTAGACGTCCGACGGGAGTGACCCGTCGAAAGCGGGATTGAGATGGTCGAGGACGCGTTCGATGATCGGACCGCGGCCGATCGGTTCGGCGACGTGAGCGGTTGGGTTGACGCGGTCGTAGTCGAGGACGAGCGTCTGGTTCGCCCCGCGTCGCCGGCGCCGTCTGATCCGTGTATCGATGTCCATAAATCGGTACGCCGTTGCCGTATCTTTTCGGACCCCCGATAAAAACCGCTCCGGTTTGATGGGCGATCGGGGCACCCTCAGAGACCCAGATAGCCCGTGTTCGGGAAGAGTCCAGCCAGATAGAGTACGCCAGCCAGTGCTGTCACGATGGCAATAGCTATCGCCGGCGGGTCGATGTGGGCCCCTGAGTGGGAATAGAGAACGCGCTAGGTGCATTCCCGACCAGACCTCAAGAGTCCCGAAGCCACCGGCGGTAAGTAATACCACCGGTTGCCTGCCGAATACCGGCATCGCGAGTACCGCACCCACTGACCCGAGAGGGTGATGTGGTGTGTGACGGGAATTTTCTCGACACCAAGGTTGAGAAGGAAGACTCATCGCGGCGATGGGGTATCCAAGGAACATTTCTCCCGTTCGAGACAGATGAAGTCACCGAGAACATCGCTGAGGAGGCCGATCGCGGCAACGACTCAAGCGAAGACGATATGAAGGCCAGTCACTCTGCCGAACCCGATTGTCCCTGTGACGTCGGTCGAGATGTCACCATAGCTGATTTCGAGACTGCAAAGATTTCCTTCGAGGACCGCCAGAACCTCATCGAAGAAGCCGACAAGCCAGTGAAGACGAACCCGGGCAAGGGCCCCAGGGCCGCGCCGAAAGCCACATCCGCGAAAGCAGTGATGAGGGGGACGCCGAACCCCTTGATGCATTCATCAATCGACTCACGCGTTGCAACGCGACCAGCGTTGCCACCATCGTCTAGGCCCCGCCTCACATCGGCGATGCCGTCGTCGAGAATACCCTAGAACTGGTCGTTGTTATCATTCATCGGCGACTGACAGATATAGTGGGAAGAAATGTTCCGAAATGAGGATCACGACGCCTGGTGAAGATTGTGTCTTGAAAAGAGCGCGCGCCAGTGCACTCACGGACTGGACCGGCCACCGTCGAAAGCCCACGGACCGAATTGGGAGTATGAGGGAATGCGTTCTGCGTTTTTACCTCCAAACCACCTGTGGTTTCTGGACTGTATTGCGATTGTTGTCAGTCATGGTTGAAACTGCCGTCAACCGAGTTTGAGACGACTGATGGCCGTTTACCAGATTTCTGACAATAGTATTATATATTTTCGTATATAATGCTTGTGTATGTCGCACACACCAGATGATCCAGAACAGTACGTCTGTGAGAGTTGCCAGATTACCCACGTCGGGACACCGATACACGAACCCGGGACGGACTTCGCAGAGCACGATTACGAGCCCCCGGATGCGTGTGGGGCTTGCGGAGGAACGTCGTTCGTCCGGATCGAAGAGTGGGCCCACCACCACGAGTGAGTGAATCGAGCGGCGAGAGATTGTTGGTCGTGTCAGCAGTGCATCCGACTTGGTTTGGGACACAGCGGTACTTTGAGGAGTCCTGCAGCCAACTGATAAGGCCAGCACCCAAACCGCCTGCCCGTCGGCAGTAACTGACTTTCCCGCCTGAAATATATATGTGCAGCGTGCACTTCTAACGGGTAATGGCCGATCAATCAGTAGATGAAGCGTTGCAGAAGGCCGACCGCTGGAGTAAGGTCATCGCATTGGGAGTTGCCATCGCGGGGTACGTGGTTGCCTCACAGGTGACGGCAAACCCACAGTTCAACGCAACGATCGCAGCGTTTGGCGGGATCGGGGTCCGGATCTACGTGCCGTATCACGTCAGCGTCTTCGGTTCCATCTCCGAGAAGGTTCCAAGTCAGGCCCATTCGGAGACGGGCAACTATCACCACGGAGCCGTAGGCGCCGGGCTAATCGTCGGTTCGACTAGTGCACTCGTCGTCATGGCAGTACTGACTGAGTACTACGCGGCCCTGGTGGCTGGCGTTGTCATCGCCACCGGCACGTTCCTGGCCCTGCGGGCCTATCTCCCCGGCAAGTGACTGATCTGCGGGAGATCGCAAACGGCTATGCCGTGTCCTAAGCTTCCAACAGTGCTATTCCGTCGGCTGGACGTGGACAGCCAAAACGGTCAAACCGCGAGAAAAACGATTCCGCCTTAGAAGGCGGCGCCGGGGACCCAGACTGCAGTCGCAAACACGCCCGCGATCGCCAGCACTGCTATGATCGAGTGCGTGATAAATATTGAGAAGGCCGGTGGGTCCACGTGAGTGCTACCGTGAGCGTAGAATATCCGCTGGAGGACTTCGCCAAGTAGCGCGCCCAACAGGCCAAAGAGTGCGGCGGCGACCATGCCAACCCATGGATCAGCACCCATCAGGATGGCGTCGACACCGCTTGGATTCATCGTGACTGCTAAGTACGCGGTAGCAGCCGGCAGCGTCATGTGGTGGGTGACTGGGATCCGATCGACACCGAGGTTCAAGAACAGCAACGTCGCTGCGCTGATCCCGAACCCGATAAACGGATTCCCGGTCTGCAATGCAGCGTAGCCAGCCGCTGCCCCGGCGACGAGGCCAATACTAGCGACGTGGGACCACTTGTACATGTTGGGGAGCCAGGGTTCGACCGCGAGCATGTCCGTCGGTTCCTTCTCGCCGTCACCGAACGGCACTTCGCCTTCCGAACGCATCTCGCCGCGCTCGAACGGCCCCATGTCGAAGAATCCATCCGTCTTCTCGCTGAGGATACCGACCACAGGATAGCCGAAAACGATCCGGTGGAGGAACGCGCTCCCGACGACCGTGATCGCGATAGGGTCTGTCGGCACAGCGAGGTTACGGAGGGTCTGTTCCATGAGAATACCGAACATACCGAAGGCAGCCCCAACAGCAAGAATGTCCGGGCGAGACCCAAGTGCGAAATTGATGTCTTTGCCGTTGTGGTAGTCGAACCCTGATTCCATCAACCCCTGCTTGGCGGCGTAGGCGGCCGCCGCCGCGCCGCCTGCAAAGGAGATGTGAGGGCCGAATACGGGGCCGAACCCGAGGCCTGTGCCAACACCGAGAGCGGCGTCACCGCCAAAGACGCCAGCAAGGACGAGAAAGCCTGTGAAGGCAAACGCCGGCAGCGCGCCCAGTGCCGCACCGAACGCGCCACCAGCGGCAGCACCGATCCAGATTTCGGGCTGGCTGAGCACGTTGATGACTGCATCGATCGTG harbors:
- the pyk gene encoding pyruvate kinase, which encodes MRNAKIVCTLGPASESKEEIKELAEAGMAVARLNASHGSPEHRRTMIDRIREVDAELDKSVAVMHDIPGPEVRTAAIRDPIELEAGTTIRFYEGDDATPEEVGLSVDISVVEPGDNVLLDDGRIETTVEKVEDGDVYAHVENGGELGARKGVNVPGVELDLPFPTEQDRTELKVAAEKEVDLVAASFVRDGDDVHKIADFLEEEGTEVPVVSKVERKGAVENLDSIIEASYGVMVARGDLGVELPLEEVPLYQKRIIRQCNEAGVPVITATEMLDSMKDSRRPTRAEASDVANAIFDGTDAVMLSGETAIGEHPPRVVSTMADVVNEVEQSTEYMELREQRIPDSDRTRTDALAHAARTLSEDIDAEAIVAASESGYTALKVAKYRPSIPIIASTPSERVRRQLALSRGIYPTTAPFTTQGADAIIQNAVQSALDTGVAESGDTVVVVSGMMTELEGVNTSNMLKVHVAAEAIASGQPIVEGLVTGELVRTTDGDLGSVPEGAILAVPAEFDGELAGDPAKLAGIIDGHADRRGHAAVIGRELGIPTVSDVAIPEDLDDGATVTLDAERGVVYKGPLGTRED
- a CDS encoding ROK family protein — protein: MGVYAGIDIGATYTRAIVGDETGEELGRNRQETPQGPTGTDVTEGILDTLRGAADNAGVDPTELTAVGIGSVGPLNLAEGALGSPANLPDTIDKIPLTGPIGNLTETDDVYLHNDGIAGVIGERFHSDRNPDDMAYVTISTGIGAGVCVDGHVLSGCDGNAAEVGHMTLDPEGTMTCGCGQDGHWEAYTSGQNIPRYAKEFYQAGDRETDMPVTSPDFTAPDLFEYAGEDEFADAFIDRLATFNAMGVANVVQAYAPLVIYLGGAVAENNPELVVEKIRERLPDMVFGNIPEIKLTTLGDDVVLKGALASALTQGTGDREKLRE
- a CDS encoding Cdc6/Cdc18 family protein, coding for MDIDTRIRRRRRRGANQTLVLDYDRVNPTAHVAEPIGRGPIIERVLDHLNPAFDGSLPSDVYVWGPPGSGKSAVLTALFSRLETPATQPRTAIQTTTRAQSVELPRFVYVNGREVDSEFQLYRHVHDGVTDVDAPTRGISTDELTSRLRSALSESVGTVIAVDHADEFGFSPTAVRSSLKALDGPLSTVLVGRTPPSDVDEVGDIAEIEIPGYGQQVLIDVLMTRGSSGLAQDALAYDQTRRIAAWAGGNAHDALAALFSAAVTANEAGAQEIRNDDVAAGIDAVPRDGTSLGVVLALPSNRQRVLRAFLELDDDQRFSVTATTEAIADSEWVDLSVGTVKRILYELADADVFDRVTAERTTGHGRPPSRLEPQFPTLVFRELYDIQADN